A single genomic interval of Arachis duranensis cultivar V14167 chromosome 7, aradu.V14167.gnm2.J7QH, whole genome shotgun sequence harbors:
- the LOC107459580 gene encoding glutathione S-transferase 3, whose translation MENEVVLLDTWPSMFGMRARIALAEKGANYEYKEQDLWSKSSLLLQVNPIHKKVPVLIHNGRSICESAIIVQYIDEVWNDKFPIIPSDPYERAQARFWVDFIDQKYNNTWMKLWLSEGEEHETCKKELISNLKQLEDILGEKAFYGGDTFGFLDICLITFYSWFYTFENYGNFKMEAECPKLMAWAKRCMQRDTVSKSLVDDRKVYDYVVQAIKNAFGK comes from the exons ATGGAGAACGAGGTTGTTCTGTTGGATACATGGCCAAGCATGTTTGGTATGAGGGCTAGGATTGCATTGGCTGAAAAGGGTGCCAATTATGAGTACAAGGAGCAAGATCTTTGGAGCAAGAGTTCTTTGCTTCTTCAGGTGAATCCAATTCACAAGAAGGTTCCAGTTCTGATCCATAATGGTAGATCAATATGTGAATCTGCAATTATAGTTCAGTACATTGATGAGGTTTGGAATGACAAATTTCCAATCATACCCTCGGATCCTTATGAGAGAGCTCAGGCCAGATTTTGGGTTGACTTCATTGACCAAAAG TATAATAATACGTGGATGAAACTATGGCTCTCGGAAGGTGAAGAACATGAAACATGTAAGAAGGAGTTGATCTCCAATTTGAAGCAACTAGAGGATATTTTGGGAGAAAAAGCATTTTATGGGGGTGACACTTTTGGGTTTCTTGATATTTGTCTCATCACATTTTATAGCTGGTTTTATACCTTTGAGAATTACGGCAATTTCAAAATGGAAGCAGAGTGTCCTAAATTGATGGCTTGGGCCAAAAGGTGCATGCAGAGAGACACTGTTTCTAAGTCACTTGTTGATGATAGGAAGGTGTATGATTATGTTGTACAAGCCATAAAGAATGCCTTTGGAAAATAG